Proteins encoded in a region of the Paenibacillus sp. E222 genome:
- a CDS encoding iron ABC transporter permease codes for MSSVQATRPAMNWRTISIYGGGLSALIVLFFVSLCYGEAAISLHTVWDALTGRQNTLEHNMIWDLRMPRTVIGIIAGGALAVAGALLQTITRNPLAASDTLGINAGAYFIVVLGTILFPGLLGQSPFLFAALGGLVAAFAAYFMGGGRRSSPVRLALSGMIVSMVLGSFTSALHIFFSMETQGLFLWGSGTLVQNDWSGVAYAWPWVIGITILALILSRQWDMLELDESTASSLGQKVGLARAGGLIIAVLLAAVIVSVIGPIGFVGLVAPHLVRLSGVRSNRLVLPGVFIWGAALLVGADVLAKMVHNSSMELPTGAVMAIIGAPWLIWLVLTRMKAANGSGMSTSMSTGTPSRRFAFGPVAVIFSVITVVLILLSTMFGGMRIPLADLLPSLFQSDGLFSALVQLRIPRTLVAAGAGAALAISGVLIQMAVRNPLADASIVGVSSGAGLGAMMVIILFPGLPMYLLPIAAIIGAAIAAVVVFSLSWKKGLNPSAVVLLGIAMSAIAGAGIQILIVRGAVYGSSGYIWLTGSTYARTWDQVKIIGLFLIILVPVAWWLARRFELLVFDDNSASGLGLSVRRTRLLAMTTGVLLAAGAVACVGTVGFIGLIAPHMVRLLTGHKLRRSMFLSALAGAVMLVLADTIGRTVMAPTEIPSGILIAIIGTPYFLYLMYRSNLRKSI; via the coding sequence ATGAGTTCGGTTCAGGCAACTAGGCCAGCAATGAACTGGCGTACAATAAGCATATATGGGGGCGGTCTATCCGCTCTCATCGTGCTTTTTTTTGTAAGCCTTTGTTATGGTGAAGCAGCCATTTCATTACACACCGTTTGGGACGCACTTACTGGCAGACAGAATACTTTAGAGCACAATATGATTTGGGATTTGCGTATGCCACGTACGGTTATTGGTATTATTGCAGGAGGGGCTTTGGCTGTAGCGGGAGCGCTGTTACAGACGATTACTCGAAATCCGCTCGCTGCATCAGACACGCTGGGCATTAATGCAGGAGCGTACTTTATCGTGGTGCTGGGAACCATTCTTTTTCCGGGCTTGCTCGGTCAGTCACCTTTTCTATTTGCAGCTCTTGGTGGTCTGGTGGCAGCATTCGCAGCTTATTTCATGGGTGGCGGACGAAGATCCAGCCCGGTACGACTTGCATTGTCCGGTATGATTGTGTCTATGGTGCTTGGTTCATTTACAAGCGCACTGCATATTTTTTTCTCCATGGAAACGCAGGGGCTGTTTCTTTGGGGTTCAGGAACACTCGTCCAGAATGACTGGAGTGGCGTAGCTTATGCATGGCCATGGGTGATTGGTATTACTATTCTCGCGCTAATCTTGTCCAGACAGTGGGATATGCTGGAGCTGGATGAATCAACGGCGTCCTCATTGGGACAAAAGGTTGGACTCGCTCGTGCCGGTGGTTTGATTATCGCGGTATTGCTGGCTGCGGTGATTGTCAGTGTAATCGGGCCAATTGGCTTCGTGGGACTAGTGGCACCACATTTAGTCCGATTGAGTGGAGTACGCTCCAATCGGTTAGTGCTGCCCGGTGTTTTTATATGGGGAGCGGCTCTCCTGGTTGGTGCGGACGTACTCGCCAAGATGGTGCATAACTCCAGCATGGAGCTGCCGACAGGTGCTGTAATGGCGATTATTGGTGCACCGTGGCTGATCTGGCTTGTACTCACACGCATGAAGGCAGCGAACGGGTCGGGCATGTCCACTTCAATGAGCACAGGAACACCTTCACGTCGCTTTGCATTCGGCCCAGTGGCTGTCATATTTTCGGTCATCACTGTAGTGCTGATCTTGCTAAGTACCATGTTTGGCGGTATGCGAATTCCGCTGGCTGATCTGTTACCAAGTCTATTCCAATCAGATGGACTATTCTCTGCGTTGGTTCAACTTCGAATTCCGCGTACGCTAGTTGCCGCAGGTGCAGGGGCTGCACTGGCGATCAGCGGTGTGCTCATTCAGATGGCGGTACGTAATCCGCTGGCGGATGCCTCAATTGTTGGGGTATCCTCTGGTGCAGGGCTTGGAGCAATGATGGTCATCATTTTGTTCCCGGGTCTTCCTATGTATTTGCTGCCGATCGCGGCAATCATCGGTGCAGCCATCGCCGCAGTAGTTGTTTTCTCCCTCTCTTGGAAAAAAGGGCTGAACCCATCTGCGGTTGTGCTGCTGGGAATTGCGATGTCTGCCATTGCAGGAGCAGGAATTCAGATTCTGATTGTCCGTGGTGCGGTATACGGTAGTAGTGGATACATCTGGCTAACAGGGAGTACCTATGCCCGGACCTGGGATCAGGTTAAAATTATCGGCCTGTTTTTAATTATTCTGGTTCCGGTAGCCTGGTGGTTGGCTCGCAGATTTGAATTGTTGGTATTCGACGACAATAGCGCATCAGGACTTGGACTGAGCGTGCGGCGAACACGATTACTAGCAATGACGACAGGGGTGTTACTAGCAGCAGGGGCTGTTGCCTGTGTAGGGACTGTCGGCTTTATCGGTCTTATTGCACCCCATATGGTTCGCTTGCTCACGGGACACAAATTAAGACGATCGATGTTTTTATCCGCATTGGCGGGGGCTGTCATGCTGGTGCTGGCCGATACGATCGGGAGAACTGTCATGGCGCCAACAGAGATTCCATCCGGAATACTCATTGCGATCATTGGCACACCGTATTTCCTGTATCTGATGTATCGTTCCAACTTGCGCAAGTCAATATAA
- a CDS encoding aminotransferase class I/II-fold pyridoxal phosphate-dependent enzyme, protein MKFAKRMEHFSEGIFTRLLEIKRQRLENGEPVIDLSVGTPNIPPAQHIMTALCEAAADASNYTYAVNDQSELLQAVSEWYKRRYHVELNPKTQICSLLGSQEGLAHISLAIVDEGDLVLVPDPCYPVFADGPLLAGAELYYMPQKEEHGYVIQLQDIPEAVARKAKFMLVSYPNNPTTAMAPDQFYLDLIEFAKKYDIIVLHDNAYSELVFDGKTCGSFLAYPGAMDVGIEFNSLSKTYGLAGARIGFCVGNPDVVSVLKKLKSNMDYGMFLPIQKAAIAAITGDQSEVERVRDIYEERRDVLCEGFTNLGWHIAKSEATMFIWSRIPDHYDTSEQFAMDLVTQAGVIVTPGSAFGPSGEGYVRFALVQDKETLQQAILSVDNSGMLKNNSVIPQ, encoded by the coding sequence ATGAAGTTTGCTAAACGTATGGAACATTTCAGTGAAGGGATATTCACCCGTTTGCTGGAGATCAAGAGGCAACGACTGGAGAATGGAGAACCTGTCATTGATCTAAGTGTAGGTACACCCAATATTCCCCCGGCCCAACATATCATGACGGCTTTATGCGAGGCAGCAGCAGATGCTTCAAACTATACATATGCTGTAAATGATCAGAGCGAATTGCTGCAGGCAGTCAGTGAATGGTACAAGCGGCGTTACCATGTTGAACTGAACCCGAAAACCCAAATTTGCTCCTTGCTTGGATCACAGGAAGGCCTTGCCCACATTTCGTTGGCGATTGTTGATGAAGGAGATCTGGTCCTTGTACCCGATCCTTGTTATCCGGTCTTTGCTGATGGACCTCTACTGGCAGGAGCCGAGCTGTATTATATGCCCCAAAAAGAAGAACACGGGTATGTTATTCAACTCCAGGACATTCCTGAAGCGGTTGCGCGCAAAGCAAAATTCATGCTTGTATCCTATCCGAACAATCCGACGACAGCGATGGCACCCGATCAGTTCTATCTGGATCTGATTGAGTTTGCCAAGAAATATGACATTATCGTTCTCCATGACAATGCCTACAGCGAGCTGGTGTTCGATGGGAAAACGTGCGGAAGTTTCCTAGCTTATCCCGGCGCGATGGATGTTGGTATTGAATTCAACTCGTTATCCAAAACCTATGGATTGGCCGGGGCACGGATCGGCTTTTGTGTGGGGAACCCGGATGTGGTATCTGTGCTTAAAAAGCTGAAATCCAACATGGATTACGGCATGTTTCTTCCGATTCAAAAGGCAGCCATTGCTGCAATCACAGGGGATCAGAGTGAAGTTGAGCGGGTTAGAGATATCTACGAGGAGCGCAGAGATGTCCTGTGCGAAGGATTCACCAACCTCGGTTGGCATATCGCCAAATCCGAAGCCACCATGTTCATCTGGAGTCGGATTCCAGACCACTACGATACCTCAGAACAGTTTGCCATGGATTTGGTTACACAAGCGGGTGTAATCGTAACGCCAGGAAGTGCCTTCGGCCCTTCCGGTGAAGGATATGTGAGATTCGCTTTGGTTCAGGATAAAGAAACGTTGCAGCAAGCGATCCTATCGGTAGATAACAGTGGAATGCTGAAAAACAACTCCGTTATACCACAATAA
- a CDS encoding carbohydrate-binding protein yields MIRKRLIFLMAFVLIFSGLPMGITHAANQPLAKLPGNANPLMDHKLGADPYVLVHNGRVYVYMSSDSYVYNSNGTVKENDFSMLNKVHVISSADMVNWTDHGAIPVAGSNNANNGQGIAKWAWGSWAPAVAKKSIAGKDKFFLYFANSASGIGVLTADSPIGPWSDPLGKALVTHGTPGMSGVTWLFDPAVLVDDDGTGYLYVGGGIPNTSDPASIANPKTARVLRLGDNMTSVVGSAVTIDAPYLFEDSGIHKYNGKYYYSYCINFSSTHPAAYPAGEIGYMVSDSPMGPFTYKGHFLKNPYAFFGVGGNNHHAVFNFNNQWYTVYHAQTVSKAQHGDGKGYRSPNINRVVHNADGTIQEVQGNLAGISQIANLNPYNRVEAETIGWQAGITTEASQASGGPFSNQNVTNIHNGDWIAVGNVDFGSAGANTFKANVASTVGGKIEVRLDSATGPLVGTLNVASTGGAQTWKEVQTTVNNATGVHRLYLVFTGTGGANLFNLDYWQFGNNTSSNPVTKVEAESMTISGPYAGTISSPFNGVALYANQDAVAYNQYFGNPTHQFSVRGASNNSSTARVDLVIGGVTHGSFYFTGTAPTVQTLSNITHATGNQEVKLIVTTDNGTWDAYVDYIEYSL; encoded by the coding sequence ATGATTCGAAAACGGTTGATATTTTTAATGGCATTTGTTCTGATATTTAGTGGTTTGCCTATGGGAATCACCCATGCTGCCAATCAGCCTCTAGCAAAGCTTCCTGGAAACGCGAACCCGCTCATGGATCATAAATTGGGAGCCGATCCTTATGTGCTGGTACACAACGGCCGAGTCTACGTCTATATGTCAAGTGATTCTTATGTGTACAACAGTAATGGTACGGTAAAAGAAAATGACTTCAGCATGCTGAATAAAGTTCATGTCATATCCTCTGCCGACATGGTGAACTGGACAGACCACGGGGCCATTCCGGTGGCAGGCAGCAATAATGCCAATAACGGGCAAGGTATTGCCAAGTGGGCCTGGGGCTCCTGGGCTCCGGCCGTTGCCAAAAAAAGCATAGCAGGAAAGGACAAGTTCTTTCTTTACTTTGCGAACAGTGCATCAGGCATTGGTGTGCTTACGGCGGATTCACCCATTGGACCGTGGAGCGACCCGCTTGGCAAGGCGCTGGTAACACACGGTACGCCAGGCATGTCAGGTGTGACATGGCTTTTTGACCCGGCAGTGCTGGTTGATGATGATGGTACAGGATACCTGTATGTCGGTGGGGGCATACCGAATACTTCCGATCCAGCCTCGATTGCGAATCCCAAAACGGCCCGTGTGCTCAGGCTGGGAGACAATATGACCAGTGTCGTTGGCAGTGCGGTCACCATTGATGCGCCTTATTTGTTCGAGGATTCGGGCATTCATAAGTACAACGGTAAATATTATTACTCGTACTGCATTAACTTTTCAAGCACACACCCGGCTGCCTATCCGGCAGGAGAGATTGGTTACATGGTAAGTGACAGTCCTATGGGTCCGTTTACGTACAAAGGTCATTTTTTGAAAAATCCGTATGCCTTCTTCGGTGTTGGCGGGAACAATCACCATGCTGTATTTAATTTCAATAACCAGTGGTACACCGTGTACCATGCCCAAACGGTGAGTAAAGCTCAGCATGGTGATGGCAAGGGATACCGTTCGCCGAATATCAACAGGGTGGTGCATAATGCGGATGGCACGATCCAGGAGGTGCAGGGCAACCTAGCGGGCATTTCGCAGATCGCCAATCTGAACCCATATAACCGGGTGGAGGCTGAGACGATTGGATGGCAAGCGGGAATCACAACCGAGGCATCTCAGGCTAGTGGTGGACCGTTCAGCAACCAGAATGTCACGAATATTCATAATGGCGACTGGATTGCCGTGGGTAACGTGGACTTTGGTTCTGCTGGCGCTAATACCTTCAAAGCCAATGTCGCTTCAACCGTAGGCGGCAAAATCGAAGTTCGTCTCGACAGCGCGACAGGCCCACTTGTAGGCACGCTTAATGTAGCTTCAACGGGTGGTGCACAGACCTGGAAGGAAGTTCAAACCACCGTAAATAATGCCACAGGTGTACACCGATTGTATCTGGTGTTCACGGGTACAGGCGGTGCTAATCTGTTCAATCTGGATTACTGGCAGTTTGGCAACAACACATCCAGCAATCCGGTCACCAAGGTTGAAGCCGAGAGTATGACCATTAGTGGTCCATATGCGGGAACGATCAGTTCCCCCTTCAACGGGGTAGCTTTATATGCTAATCAGGATGCTGTGGCGTATAACCAATACTTTGGCAATCCAACTCATCAATTCTCGGTTCGTGGGGCTTCCAATAACAGCAGTACAGCAAGAGTGGATCTGGTCATTGGCGGTGTAACACATGGTTCCTTTTATTTCACTGGAACGGCGCCAACCGTTCAAACCCTGTCCAACATTACACATGCAACGGGTAACCAGGAGGTCAAGCTGATCGTGACCACGGACAACGGGACATGGGATGCGTATGTGGATTATATCGAATATTCCTTGTGA
- a CDS encoding family 43 glycosylhydrolase, translating to MWKRIGLLLLVLPLFVMSFPVAPTSAATTFSNPVIHADVPDSDVIRVGNAYYMTSTTMHMNPGVPIMKSYDLVNWEIVNYVYDTYANTDSHNLNNSLNEYGRGSWASSLRYNNGVYYVAFSSLSTGKTYIYKTSNIETGPWTIATLGSYYHDASLLFDNGRVFLVHGTDNISIVELNAEATAVKAGGLNQVLIANASNVAGSNFIVKAEGAHIQKINGKYYVFLIAWPTGDGRVQIVYRADSLTGPYTGRVVLRDSGIAQGGIVDTAAGSWYGLLFRDSGAVGRIPYLVPVTWSDNWPVFGVNGKVPLTMNVPVEGYPAKKIYGSDEFNAGSGTDTGSVQPLLVNGGFEEASLSPWTSNNTASIAATSSEFFGGSKSLLVSGRQQTAGGVKQVITGKVTQGGMYTFSAKVKYTTGPATKTFNLSIQNGPSYMGISIMGSATLTRGQWGTIQGTYTVPANADLSQTFVFLETPYSSNPDPANDLMDFYVDDVSFNTTAATGGTSTGLAKFWQWNHNPDPVNWSLTQRSGFMRLTTGKVSPSILEARNTLTQRTFGPKSTGMVAMETAGMKDGDYAGLAAFQARYGFVGVKVSGNAKSIVMVNAGSGTTTEVASVPLNQNRVYFRVMCDFTNQTDKAYFAYSLEGTNWTTIGNTLQMSYTLPHFMGYRFALFNYATKSTGGFVDFDYFRVE from the coding sequence ATGTGGAAGAGGATAGGCCTTTTATTACTGGTTCTACCGCTGTTTGTCATGTCGTTTCCCGTGGCTCCCACTTCGGCGGCTACGACGTTTAGCAATCCCGTAATTCATGCCGATGTGCCGGATAGCGACGTGATTCGGGTAGGCAATGCGTATTATATGACCAGTACCACGATGCATATGAACCCGGGAGTACCAATCATGAAATCATACGATCTCGTGAATTGGGAAATTGTGAATTATGTCTATGATACGTATGCAAACACCGACTCCCATAATTTGAACAATAGTCTGAATGAATATGGAAGAGGCTCCTGGGCGAGCAGTCTGAGATATAACAACGGTGTCTATTATGTAGCCTTTAGCTCGCTCTCTACGGGCAAAACCTATATCTATAAGACCAGCAATATTGAGACAGGCCCATGGACAATAGCTACTTTGGGCAGCTATTATCACGATGCTTCCCTGCTTTTTGACAACGGGCGGGTATTTCTGGTCCATGGTACTGACAATATCAGCATCGTTGAGCTTAATGCGGAGGCAACGGCAGTCAAAGCGGGCGGCCTGAATCAGGTTCTTATTGCCAACGCCAGCAATGTGGCTGGCTCGAATTTCATTGTGAAGGCTGAGGGTGCCCACATTCAGAAGATTAACGGGAAGTATTATGTGTTTCTGATCGCTTGGCCTACAGGGGATGGTCGCGTTCAAATTGTCTATCGTGCGGACAGCTTGACCGGGCCGTATACAGGCCGTGTTGTACTAAGGGATTCAGGCATTGCCCAGGGAGGAATTGTCGATACAGCCGCAGGTTCCTGGTATGGTCTGCTCTTCAGAGATAGCGGCGCAGTCGGACGTATTCCTTACCTTGTTCCGGTAACATGGTCTGACAACTGGCCTGTCTTTGGCGTGAATGGCAAGGTTCCGCTGACGATGAATGTTCCAGTGGAGGGGTATCCGGCGAAAAAGATTTATGGCTCTGACGAATTTAACGCCGGATCGGGCACAGATACGGGTTCGGTGCAGCCGTTATTAGTCAACGGTGGTTTCGAAGAGGCCAGCCTGAGTCCGTGGACCAGCAACAATACGGCATCCATTGCGGCTACCTCCTCAGAGTTTTTTGGCGGCTCCAAAAGCTTGCTGGTCAGTGGCCGACAACAGACGGCTGGCGGGGTGAAACAGGTGATTACGGGCAAGGTGACGCAGGGCGGCATGTATACCTTTTCGGCAAAAGTAAAATACACGACCGGTCCCGCAACCAAAACGTTCAACTTGAGCATTCAGAATGGGCCGAGCTATATGGGCATTTCCATTATGGGCAGTGCGACGCTGACCCGGGGGCAATGGGGTACGATTCAGGGAACGTACACGGTTCCGGCTAATGCGGACCTGTCACAGACCTTCGTATTTCTTGAGACGCCGTACAGCTCGAATCCAGACCCTGCCAATGATCTGATGGATTTCTATGTAGACGATGTTTCATTCAATACAACTGCTGCGACTGGAGGAACAAGCACAGGTCTTGCGAAATTCTGGCAGTGGAATCACAATCCTGATCCGGTCAACTGGTCGCTGACACAGCGCTCCGGCTTCATGAGACTGACAACGGGTAAAGTAAGTCCCAGCATTCTGGAGGCCAGAAATACATTGACCCAAAGAACGTTCGGACCGAAAAGCACAGGTATGGTGGCGATGGAAACAGCAGGCATGAAGGACGGCGATTATGCCGGGCTTGCCGCTTTTCAAGCGAGGTACGGCTTCGTCGGCGTGAAGGTGTCGGGGAATGCCAAATCCATCGTCATGGTCAATGCTGGCTCGGGAACGACGACCGAGGTGGCCAGTGTGCCGTTGAACCAGAACAGGGTGTACTTCCGGGTGATGTGCGATTTCACCAATCAAACGGACAAAGCCTACTTTGCGTATAGTCTGGAAGGTACTAACTGGACAACCATCGGAAACACGCTGCAGATGTCTTATACGCTGCCGCACTTTATGGGCTACCGTTTTGCTTTGTTCAATTATGCAACCAAGTCCACGGGAGGGTTTGTTGATTTCGACTACTTCCGTGTAGAGTAA
- a CDS encoding AraC family transcriptional regulator: protein MKGLLTSKFALNGLFVKLMLSFLSVILILASFNLFSHLYLSNKVYQEMVRQNELGLAQTVEGYENHFRLTQNMILALTQSDTWTANLGILSHIKENRRYDIPAEVKSDLSTLYSNPFLHIDNFILYFKQEDYVLEKEGLSSASDMFGKYYYSKEYPPAYWKTQTMNNQFLKVMPAAAFTENTVHSSRSLGQLMPVMMKAIPYEDVYGIVMLDPQRMQDTYGDAANNPFYILDNEGRLLFTTMEGELQNPQLPADGSKHERIGDQYYFYEKGKQTGFTYVRVTQAAVIAAEMRGMQLLLAFLLGAAVLISVLSSLFFSLRLNQPLQRLIAALDRNPDSGPNKWSSVKEFAMIGDRLSSILENSRYIQSDLAQKNSLVRQYAYIHKVKNIPLSSYLAELEDTQQSEQPYVSILFKVGFKSQPDEFGQHTLLLWKLIQSLFTSHKTNSVAIQPEQDQLLLLLFDPGPQSGILQALDTLKELLAVEETLYLTIAVSPVYSGEIPFTDAYSNLSMLLKERRLNGETQVIVEPRASSSNAFHVKVTYGEELHNLLQSGNEEAVFAWLDRQLEQLQHKDAAAEDFHTFAIGAVEQMGKTVMKLNLTHIESELRSSPPGEAFAGFHSMQQYREWLQALAQPVLEAVRSQLETRDPVITFVLDYLDHHYGEDINLNIVADKLNLTSGYLSSIFKEKTNINFSEYLNNLRVERAKELLVNVDLRIQDIATQVGYQNVNSFIRMFKRRYGLTPGEYRKRHAGNEPFISSSHG, encoded by the coding sequence ATGAAGGGACTGCTTACAAGCAAATTTGCGCTGAATGGACTGTTTGTCAAGCTAATGCTGAGCTTCCTCAGTGTCATCCTGATTTTGGCTTCATTTAATCTGTTCTCCCATCTGTACTTAAGCAACAAGGTCTATCAGGAGATGGTCAGACAAAATGAACTGGGCCTTGCACAGACCGTTGAAGGGTACGAAAATCACTTCCGACTGACCCAGAACATGATTCTGGCTCTCACTCAATCGGATACCTGGACCGCCAATCTGGGCATTTTGAGCCACATCAAGGAGAACCGCCGTTACGATATTCCCGCAGAGGTGAAGTCTGACCTCTCCACGCTGTATTCCAATCCTTTTCTGCATATCGACAATTTCATTCTTTATTTCAAGCAAGAAGACTATGTGCTGGAGAAGGAAGGTCTTAGCAGTGCCAGCGATATGTTCGGTAAATATTATTATAGTAAAGAATACCCTCCGGCTTACTGGAAAACGCAAACGATGAACAACCAGTTCCTGAAAGTCATGCCTGCCGCAGCTTTTACGGAAAATACCGTTCACTCATCCCGCTCTCTCGGTCAACTGATGCCGGTCATGATGAAAGCCATTCCCTATGAAGATGTGTACGGCATTGTTATGCTGGATCCACAGCGTATGCAGGACACATATGGCGATGCCGCTAATAATCCGTTCTACATTCTGGACAACGAGGGACGCCTGCTTTTTACCACGATGGAGGGGGAACTGCAGAATCCGCAGCTCCCTGCGGACGGAAGCAAACATGAACGCATTGGGGATCAGTATTACTTCTATGAAAAAGGCAAACAAACCGGGTTTACTTATGTCCGGGTCACCCAGGCCGCGGTAATCGCTGCGGAAATGCGAGGCATGCAGCTGCTGCTGGCTTTCCTGCTTGGCGCTGCTGTACTGATTAGCGTGCTCTCCTCCCTGTTTTTCAGCTTACGATTAAACCAGCCGCTCCAGCGCCTTATTGCCGCGCTGGACCGAAATCCGGACAGCGGACCTAACAAATGGAGCAGTGTAAAAGAATTCGCCATGATTGGCGACCGCCTAAGCTCCATTCTGGAGAATAGCCGTTACATTCAAAGCGACCTTGCGCAGAAGAACTCTCTCGTACGCCAGTACGCTTATATTCATAAAGTGAAGAATATCCCGCTCAGCTCCTATCTGGCGGAGCTTGAGGATACCCAGCAATCCGAACAACCCTATGTCTCCATTCTGTTCAAGGTGGGCTTCAAATCCCAGCCGGATGAATTCGGGCAGCATACCCTGTTATTATGGAAGCTGATTCAGAGCCTGTTCACCAGCCACAAAACTAATAGCGTTGCCATTCAGCCTGAGCAGGACCAACTGCTCCTGCTGCTGTTCGATCCGGGTCCGCAGAGCGGTATTTTGCAGGCGCTCGATACACTGAAGGAGCTGCTGGCTGTCGAAGAAACCCTCTATCTCACCATCGCGGTAAGTCCCGTATATTCCGGTGAAATTCCGTTTACCGATGCGTACAGCAACCTGTCCATGCTGTTGAAAGAGCGCAGGCTAAATGGGGAGACGCAGGTTATTGTGGAGCCGCGGGCTTCTTCGTCAAATGCTTTTCATGTGAAGGTCACCTATGGGGAGGAACTGCACAACCTGCTGCAATCTGGCAATGAAGAGGCCGTATTCGCTTGGCTGGACCGCCAGCTGGAACAACTGCAGCATAAGGATGCAGCCGCAGAAGACTTCCACACATTTGCAATCGGCGCAGTCGAACAAATGGGCAAGACAGTGATGAAGCTGAATTTGACGCATATCGAATCCGAGCTTCGCTCTTCTCCTCCGGGAGAGGCATTTGCTGGTTTCCATTCCATGCAGCAGTACAGGGAATGGCTTCAGGCTCTGGCTCAACCGGTACTTGAGGCAGTACGAAGCCAGCTGGAAACGCGTGATCCGGTCATCACCTTTGTGCTGGACTACCTGGATCATCATTATGGAGAAGATATTAATTTGAATATTGTCGCCGACAAGTTGAATTTAACATCGGGGTACCTCTCCAGTATTTTCAAGGAAAAGACGAATATCAACTTCAGCGAATATCTGAACAATCTGCGGGTTGAGCGGGCCAAGGAACTGCTTGTGAATGTAGATCTGCGAATTCAGGACATTGCGACACAGGTCGGCTATCAAAATGTGAATTCATTCATCCGCATGTTCAAACGTCGGTATGGGCTGACCCCCGGAGAATACCGCAAGCGTCATGCGGGTAATGAGCCATTCATCTCCTCCAGCCATGGCTAA
- a CDS encoding sugar ABC transporter permease — protein sequence MADASVTQRTLHKEAHRPPRRKSRLIRIWNRNKALWLLFLPCLLYYLIFRYAPMFGLVITFKDYNLFKGIWASDWVGFKYYRMFLENPDFWPLMKNTFLLGLYKLVFGFPAPILLAILLNEVRKAAFKRFVQTVSYLPHFISNVIVASMVIMFLSPTGGLINNLLAGIGIGPINFMNEPGLFRGIYVLSEIWQHIGWETIIYLAALTAIDPQLYEAADMDGASRLRKIWHVTLPGISPAIVITLILNIGKVLEIGFEKVFLMQNPAIYDTADIISTYVYRVGMVQGNFSYGASIDLFMGVISLIFIYTANWLSRRLSETSLW from the coding sequence ATGGCTGATGCTAGCGTAACGCAGCGCACACTGCATAAGGAAGCGCACCGGCCGCCTCGGCGGAAGTCGCGTTTGATCAGAATCTGGAACAGGAACAAGGCGCTATGGCTGCTATTCCTGCCATGCCTCCTGTATTATTTGATCTTCCGCTATGCGCCGATGTTTGGTCTGGTCATCACGTTCAAGGATTACAATCTGTTTAAAGGAATCTGGGCCAGCGATTGGGTGGGATTCAAATATTACCGGATGTTTCTGGAAAATCCCGATTTTTGGCCGCTGATGAAGAATACGTTTCTGCTTGGATTGTATAAGCTGGTGTTTGGCTTCCCGGCCCCAATCCTGCTGGCCATTCTGCTGAATGAGGTACGGAAGGCAGCATTCAAGCGTTTTGTACAGACGGTCAGCTATCTGCCACATTTCATCTCGAATGTAATTGTGGCGAGTATGGTGATTATGTTCCTGTCCCCAACCGGAGGGCTCATTAACAATTTGCTCGCAGGTATCGGCATTGGACCGATCAATTTCATGAATGAACCCGGGCTGTTCCGGGGCATCTACGTCCTGTCGGAAATCTGGCAGCATATCGGCTGGGAGACCATTATTTATCTGGCCGCGTTGACGGCCATCGATCCGCAGTTGTATGAAGCCGCGGATATGGACGGAGCAAGTCGATTGCGCAAAATCTGGCATGTTACACTGCCCGGTATATCTCCTGCGATCGTCATTACGTTGATACTGAATATCGGCAAAGTGCTGGAGATCGGCTTCGAGAAAGTTTTCCTGATGCAGAATCCGGCGATCTACGATACAGCGGATATCATCAGCACGTATGTCTACAGGGTAGGCATGGTACAGGGGAATTTCAGCTATGGTGCGTCCATTGATTTGTTCATGGGAGTCATCAGCCTGATTTTCATCTATACGGCCAACTGGCTCAGCCGTCGATTAAGTGAGACCAGTCTATGGTAG